TTAGGAAAGGACTTAGGATAAGAAAAATGGCTAATTTAAAAGAAATACGTAACAGAATTGCTTCAGTATCTTCAACGATGCAGATTACTAGTGCCATGAAAATGGTATCTGCTGCTAAATTGAAGAAAGCTCAAGATGCTATTACAGCAATGCGTCCTTATTCAGACAAGTTGACTGAACTTTTACAAAGTTTAAGCGCAACATTGGATGAAGATTCAGGAAGTAAATATGCGGAACAACGTGAGGTTAATAATGTATTAATTGTATCCATAACTTCTAATAGAGGATTGTGTGGTGCTTTTAATTCTAATATTATTAAACAAACGCAACATTTAATTTCTAATGTGTATTCAGATAAAAAAGTATCTGTTTTGGCTATTGGAAAAAAAGCGAATGATGCGTTCTCTAAGAAAGGATTGGTAATAGGTAATCAAAGTACAATATTTGACGATCTAACTTTTAATAGTGTTGCAGACATAGCAGAAATGCTAATGGGTAAATTTATTAAAGGCGAATTCGATAAAATCGAAGTCGTTTATAATAAATTTAAAAATGCAGCAACGCAGGAAGTAATGACAGAACAGTTTTTGCCAATTGTACCTATGGAAGGTGAAGCAGATAATAATTCTGATTATATCTTTGAACCTTCTAAATTAGAAATCGTTGAGCAGTTAATACCCAAGTCTTTAAAAACACAATTATACAAAGGTATAAGAGATAGTTTTGCTTCAGAGCATGGTGCGCGTATGACAGCAATGCATAAAGCAACAGATAATGCTACGGAGTTAAGAGATCAACTTAAATTAACTTATAATAAAGCACGTCAAGCATCAATTACTAATGAGATATTAGAAATTGTTGGTGGAGCAGAAGCTTTAAACAATTAAACTAGTTTACTCTCAAGTATTGAAGAGTGATATAATAGAAAAAACCTTATTCAATTTGAATAAGGTTTTTTTATGCGTTATAGGTTCTTAGTTTATTTTAAAATTCTATTTTCGTTGTCTATTAATCAACTATTATTATGACAAAAACTTTATTAGTACTATTACTATTTATTACGACATCAGTTTCTGCACAACTTCAAGTGGGGAACGTAGATTTAAATTTTGGAAAAACAGTGCCATCCAATGATGGAGATGTTATTCAAATTGCAGGAGAAAAGGATAACACTATTTATGCACTTGCAAGAAAAAAGAAAAAGTTTTTTTTACAAACTTTTGACTCGGGAACTAAAGAATTTAAGACAAGCACCTTATTAGACTTTGATAAAATCAATGGTTATAAATTACAGGTAGAAGATTT
This portion of the Olleya sp. Bg11-27 genome encodes:
- the atpG gene encoding ATP synthase F1 subunit gamma is translated as MANLKEIRNRIASVSSTMQITSAMKMVSAAKLKKAQDAITAMRPYSDKLTELLQSLSATLDEDSGSKYAEQREVNNVLIVSITSNRGLCGAFNSNIIKQTQHLISNVYSDKKVSVLAIGKKANDAFSKKGLVIGNQSTIFDDLTFNSVADIAEMLMGKFIKGEFDKIEVVYNKFKNAATQEVMTEQFLPIVPMEGEADNNSDYIFEPSKLEIVEQLIPKSLKTQLYKGIRDSFASEHGARMTAMHKATDNATELRDQLKLTYNKARQASITNEILEIVGGAEALNN